In Gammaproteobacteria bacterium (ex Lamellibrachia satsuma), a single genomic region encodes these proteins:
- the trxC gene encoding thioredoxin TrxC, whose product MSEAMHIVCPHCGGVNRVPAVRLKDGANCGKCHNPLFTQQPIALDGAQFQRHSQKSDLPLLVDFWASWCGPCKMMAPAFEQAAAQLEPQVRLAKVNTEEQQPLAAQFGIRSIPTLMLLHRGREVARQPGAMDAGGIVNWTRQHLSGL is encoded by the coding sequence GTCAATCGGGTTCCAGCGGTGCGGCTGAAAGATGGTGCCAACTGCGGCAAGTGCCATAATCCTCTGTTTACGCAGCAGCCGATCGCATTGGATGGGGCGCAATTCCAACGCCACAGTCAGAAGAGCGATCTCCCGCTGCTGGTCGATTTCTGGGCCTCTTGGTGCGGTCCCTGCAAAATGATGGCTCCGGCTTTCGAGCAGGCCGCGGCGCAACTTGAACCGCAGGTGAGGCTGGCAAAGGTGAATACGGAAGAGCAGCAGCCGTTGGCAGCGCAGTTCGGTATTCGCAGTATTCCCACATTGATGCTACTGCATCGGGGCAGGGAGGTTGCCCGGCAGCCTGGAGCCATGGACGCCGGAGGCATCGTTAACTGGACCCGGCAACATCTTTCGGGTCTTTAG